The Thermotoga neapolitana DSM 4359 sequence AGGAAAAAACCACCGTTTGAAGGTATGGAAAAAACAACTGAAATGGAAGTGCTCAGAAAGATTTCGAGAAAATCTCTGAAAGAAAGTGTATTCTTCGAAAACGCAACCACCAGGCGCGAAACGATTTTGAGAGTTTCAGAAGACGTTGAAAGAGGTGAGGTCTCTCTGGAGACGTTCATGAAAGTTTCCAAGAGGTTGATGAAGGATTCCGATTCGGATGTTGTACTCTACGCAACAGAAAGTACGGGAAAGGTGGAACGCTCTTTTGAAGACGTGGAAAAATTTCTCTCCGGAGTTCCTTTTGAAGAAACCAGAATTTTTTACGGGAGAGTCTGGGATTATCTCGAATCGGATTTTTTGACAGGAGGAGTTGAAAAATACTACAAAAAATCGATCCTGGCTCGAATCGGAAGAATGGAGAAGGATGAGAAGTATTTCGTGATGAAATACAGGGTGGATAAAGATCCGACAGTTTTATGGGAAGGTCTGGAAAAGACGAAGTCTCCTTTGATATATAAAATGCTTATGATCGAACTTTTGAAGCGGAAGGATATTGAGGGAGTCAGGAAATTGAAGGAACTCTTTTCTCAATGAGCGAAAGATAGATTTTTCTGTAACTTTCGATCATGCGGTCGAGCCTGTATTTTTGAACCACTCTACGGGTGTTTTTTGAGAACATCTCTCGCAGTTCATTATCTTCGTAAATCCTCACTATGGCTTTTGCCATGGAGAAATGATCTTTCGGCGGAACGACAATACCACATTGCCCATCCCTGTCGTACAGCATCTCCTTACACGAACCTACGTCTGTGGCAACAATTGGTAGCCCAGACGCCATGGCTTCAAGAATTACAAGAGGCTGACCCTCCGACACACTGCTTAGAAGAAGTAGATCCATTTTTGGATAGTACTCTTTTACATTCTGAGGTCCCAGAAACTCTACGGTGTCTTCCAGTTTCAAAACTTCAACCATTCTTTTGCACTCTGTGAGATAATCTTCTTCGTCTGCAGGTCCTATGACAAGAAACTTCAGTTTTTCTCGCTGGCCGATCATCTCTTTAACAAGGCTGATGGCCCTGATTGCAGTCTTCAGATCCTTTATTCTGGAGACACGCCCCACGAATCCTATTATGAAACCCTCGTGTGGCTCTTTTGGGAGTGAGTAAGCATCAACATCTATAGCATTCGGTATCACGATCATTTTTTCTGGATCTGCTCCGAGTTTTAACTGATAAGCCTGATTCTTTCTAGAAAGTGTGGTCAGAAGATCCGACATTTCATAAGCGATCATGCTCATAATTCTAAAGAGTTGCACCCACATTGGTTTGTAACTGTCGGGAACCCATGAAGAAAGAAGGATTTCCCTTTCTCTCTCCTTGTGGTATATGCCGTGCTCCGTTATCAGAAGTGGAGAACCATAAATCACTTTCCCATTTATTCCAACAAGAGAAGCATAACCTGTGCTTGGCACATGGTAAATATCGCATCTGTCCGGGGTGAATTGGAGGGCATTGATAACAGGGAGAAAAAGGTTCATTATCATCCAGTAGTACTCGGTAAAGCCTCTTTCAGAAAAGAAATTTTCGTATATTTTCACCATGATGCTCCAGAATCTTCTTGTTTTAAGCATCTTTCTGATGCTTTTTCCTGTGTTTTTTTCGATGAATTCAATGGCAAATGGAATTATCGATTCGATCGCCTTTCCTGAAGAAATCTCAGATATTATCCTTTCTAGAGGATCAAAATCAACTTTTCCAGAGATTTTCGGCTGGA is a genomic window containing:
- the pelF gene encoding GT4 family glycosyltransferase PelF translates to MKVGLVLEGTYPYVTGGVSSWVHTLIINLPEFDFEIYYLKPDNKVRSVKYEVPSNVIAIHELNIFGDFQPKISGKVDFDPLERIISEISSGKAIESIIPFAIEFIEKNTGKSIRKMLKTRRFWSIMVKIYENFFSERGFTEYYWMIMNLFLPVINALQFTPDRCDIYHVPSTGYASLVGINGKVIYGSPLLITEHGIYHKEREREILLSSWVPDSYKPMWVQLFRIMSMIAYEMSDLLTTLSRKNQAYQLKLGADPEKMIVIPNAIDVDAYSLPKEPHEGFIIGFVGRVSRIKDLKTAIRAISLVKEMIGQREKLKFLVIGPADEEDYLTECKRMVEVLKLEDTVEFLGPQNVKEYYPKMDLLLLSSVSEGQPLVILEAMASGLPIVATDVGSCKEMLYDRDGQCGIVVPPKDHFSMAKAIVRIYEDNELREMFSKNTRRVVQKYRLDRMIESYRKIYLSLIEKRVPSIS